CTGATGTTTTTTAGCCCATTTGACCCAATTGGCAAAGTGTTCTGGTTTGACTTCATTACGATCGACTTTTTGATCTGATTCTAAATAAGAAGCATGTAGATTTAATCGTTTTGGTCCTGGTATAAGGCTAAAGGCTTTATCTAAATCTGATCTTAATTCATCTGCATTACGAGCTTTACCCGGATAATTACCTGTCGCTTGTATACCACCAGTTAATTCACCTTCTTGCTTTTCAAAACCAGCAACATCATCGCCTTGCCAGCAATGTACAGAAATCGGTAATTTTGCCATTGCTGCTATAGCAGCATCTGTATCCACACCGATTTCAGCAAATCTTGCTTTAGCGATCTGATAGGCATTTTCAATTGCGCTCATGAAATACTCCTTAATAAATATAAAATTTTTCTATAATTGGTTAATTACTTTTGGGTTGATAATATTTAGTGTCAAAATTCTGTGAAATGAGTTGTCTTAATGCGTTAACATCAGCAATTTCACCTAATGAAATTAACTGGTAACCCACATTGCCTAAGGCTGATGATTCAATGGGACCTGCGGTAACATTGACATTGCATAAGTCAGCACATAACTGGTTTAAAAAAGCATTTTGGCAACCACCACCGACAATATGTAATGTGTTAATTGGTTTACCACTTAGCATCGATAATTCGTTTAATACATCTCGATATAGATGTGCTAGGCTGTCAAAAATACATCTCACCAATTGAGGGAGATTTTTAGGAGCCTGACCAATGTTTTCTAAACATACCTGTTTGATGGTTTCTGTCATTTCATCAGGATTTAGAAACCTTGGATCATTAGGATTAATGAGAAAAGCAAAAGGTTGCTCTTGTTTTGCCAATGTGATTAATTGATTGATATCTTTGACTTCGTGTTCAGAACAAACGCGTTGGAATAACCATAATCCCATGATGTTTTTTAACACTCGATAATTACCATCAACACCACCTTCATTGGTAATATTCGCTTTTAACGCTTCTTTTCCTGTGAAAGGTTGTTTAGATTCCAATCCCATAAGTGACCAAGTACCTGAACATAAATAAGCACTATGTTGGTCCATTAATGGCGCAGCTATAACAGCACTGGCAGTATCATGGCTTGCAATTGCAATTACTGGAATACGATCGCCCTTTGCACTTTGCCAATATCCAACTTGGTTTCCGGGCATACAAATATCACCAAACCATTTACGTGGTATGCCTAGATAATCAAGTAGATCTTTGTCCCAAGTTTGAGTTGCAACATTAACAAGTTGGGTTGTGGTGGCATTGGTATATTCACGATTTAAAACACCGGTCAATCGATAAATCAGATAATCAGGAATCATCACAAAATCAGATGCTTGCGATAGCCAAGATGGTGATTCAAGCATCATAGCTTTGAGTTGATAGAGTGTATTGAAGGTTAAGAATTGAATTCCGGTTTTTTGATAAATATTTTCTGTTCCAATTTCATCTTGTACCTTTGACATGATATTGTCAGTACGATGATCGCGATAAGAGTATGTCGGTCCGACGATTTGGCCTTGCTTGTCAAGCAATACATAATCAACGCCCCATGTATCTATACCAATACTATCGAGTTTGATTCCTTGTTGAATAATTTTGTTTAATCCATTTAAGATTTCTTGTTCTAAATAGTTCAAATCCCAACAAAAATTTTTACCATCACTTTTATACCCATTACTGAATCGGTGGATTTCTGTTAATGTGATTTTTTGAGATTGATAACTCGACAACATAACTCGGCCACTAGATGCACCTAAATCAATTGCAGCAATATATCTATCTGCCATTATAACTTACCCTCAATTTTGCTAATGGGGATAGTCTAGAGAACTATTTTGATAGACACTTTTAATTGACTGCCATTGTTAGTGAAGTTTGGCAAAATTTTTAAAATTCTTGTGATCTTTGCCACAAAATATGAATTAAGTTGTGCTATTTATACTTTCAGAATAAATATTGATATAATGCATTATTTCGAAAATAATTTGAGAGCTATCTATGTTAAATCAGTTAAAAGCAATTATTCAGTATCTTCTTCCAAAACAATTATTAACTACCCTATTTGGTTGGTTAGCTAACAGACGTTTAGGAAAAGTCACTACATGGATGATTATCGGTTTTTGTAAATTATATAAAATCGATTTAAGTGAAGCTAAATTGACTGATGCTAAAGAGTACAAAACGTTCAATGACTTTTTCGCTCGTGAGCTAAAAGAAGATGCGCGAACAATCGATGATGCGGCAAATAGTATTGTAATGCCAGCAGATGGGGTAATTAGTCAATTTGGTAACATTCAAGATAATCTTCTTTTGCAAGCTAAAGGACATTTTTATTCTTTAGAATCCCTGCTTGCTTGTCATCCTGATATGATTAAGTTTTTTAAAAATGGATCTTTTGCAACTACTTATTTATCACCTAAAAACTACCATCGTTTTCATATGCCTTGTGATGGTATATTGCGTGAGATGATTTATGTTCCTGGCTCACTATTTTCAGTGAATAAAGCAACAACAGAAACTATTCCTAATATTTTTGCTCGAAATGAACGTGTAATTTGTCTATTTGAAACTGAATTTGGACCAATGGCACAAATTATGGTTGGGGCAACGATTGTAGGAAGTATTGAATTAAATTGGGAAGGCGTTATTACGCCTCCTCGTGACGGCATAATGAAACGTTGGACTTATTCTGGTCAGATTAAATTAGCGAAGGGTGAAGATATGGGTTGCTTTAAATTAGGTTCAACCGTTATTACGCTGTTTGCTTCAAATGCTGTTGAATTTGACAGCCATCTTAAACTTGGTGACGTTACTCGTGTAGGTCAAAAACTAGCTGAAAGGATCTAAC
This Gilliamella sp. ESL0443 DNA region includes the following protein-coding sequences:
- the rhaB gene encoding rhamnulokinase; translation: MADRYIAAIDLGASSGRVMLSSYQSQKITLTEIHRFSNGYKSDGKNFCWDLNYLEQEILNGLNKIIQQGIKLDSIGIDTWGVDYVLLDKQGQIVGPTYSYRDHRTDNIMSKVQDEIGTENIYQKTGIQFLTFNTLYQLKAMMLESPSWLSQASDFVMIPDYLIYRLTGVLNREYTNATTTQLVNVATQTWDKDLLDYLGIPRKWFGDICMPGNQVGYWQSAKGDRIPVIAIASHDTASAVIAAPLMDQHSAYLCSGTWSLMGLESKQPFTGKEALKANITNEGGVDGNYRVLKNIMGLWLFQRVCSEHEVKDINQLITLAKQEQPFAFLINPNDPRFLNPDEMTETIKQVCLENIGQAPKNLPQLVRCIFDSLAHLYRDVLNELSMLSGKPINTLHIVGGGCQNAFLNQLCADLCNVNVTAGPIESSALGNVGYQLISLGEIADVNALRQLISQNFDTKYYQPKSN